Proteins encoded together in one Aquipuribacter hungaricus window:
- a CDS encoding TerD family protein, with product MSLVKGRPQSLVDAAGTPVSQLFVGVGWDNSTGGKKGLAGRFARAKGVDLDLACLVYDNTGAGVRVCGFDSMSLYNGALAHSGDNRTGKGDGIDESITATLDQVQANISSLVFTLNAFKKGVSFASIAGADCHLVDTSGGQHQVLDVFSVPIDDTRKSTIFMAKVTRGGGGWNVEVLNEMADVDGQAALLQKGKRYT from the coding sequence ATGTCTCTCGTGAAGGGACGCCCCCAGTCGCTCGTCGACGCCGCGGGCACCCCCGTCAGCCAGCTCTTCGTCGGGGTCGGGTGGGACAACTCGACCGGCGGCAAGAAGGGCCTGGCCGGGCGCTTCGCGCGGGCCAAGGGCGTCGACCTCGACCTGGCCTGCCTGGTGTACGACAACACGGGCGCCGGTGTCCGGGTGTGCGGCTTCGACTCCATGAGCCTCTACAACGGTGCGCTCGCGCACAGCGGCGACAACCGCACCGGCAAGGGCGACGGCATCGACGAGTCCATCACCGCGACGCTGGACCAGGTGCAGGCCAACATCTCGAGCCTGGTCTTCACCCTCAACGCCTTCAAGAAGGGCGTCTCGTTCGCCAGCATCGCCGGCGCGGACTGCCACCTGGTCGACACCAGCGGCGGCCAGCACCAGGTGCTCGACGTGTTCAGCGTCCCGATCGACGACACCCGCAAGAGCACCATCTTCATGGCCAAGGTCACCCGGGGCGGCGGCGGCTGGAACGTCGAGGTCCTCAACGAGATGGCCGACGTCGACGGCCAGGCCGCGCTCCTGCAGAAGGGCAAGCGCTACACCTGA
- a CDS encoding CysS/YqeB C-terminal domain-containing protein → MSRLVVMGSGETAPTMVRTHRAVLASTFDGQPVTPGTALALDTTFGFQDNADDLVAKTLQYFVQSVGSPVETATWRRADGPAAEAERTLARLGRARWLFAGPGSPTYALRQWQGTGVAAAMTDVVRRGGTLVVGSAAACTVGSHAVPVYEIYKAGADLGWADGLDVLGAVTGVRAAVVPHFDNAEGGGYDTRYCYLGAARLAAMEQMLPDDVGVLGVDEHTALLVDTAAGTATVAGNGVVTLRHRDSVVVLEAGRTVELGAVADAVAGRGHAEPGAAPPVPVQGGQPAGDGATAADASGPVPSLRVAVDAERDRFEAAMLAKDVETAVASALDTEQALQDWSGDTLESDDRDHARLVLRAMLVRLGELAVTGAADPREAVAKYVELLLALRARARAAKDFATSDDVRDGLARLGVEVRDAPGGAEWVLGERLPA, encoded by the coding sequence AGCCGTCTCGTCGTCATGGGGTCCGGCGAGACCGCGCCCACCATGGTCCGCACCCACCGCGCCGTCCTCGCCAGCACCTTCGACGGGCAGCCCGTCACGCCGGGGACGGCCCTCGCGCTGGACACCACGTTCGGGTTCCAGGACAACGCCGACGACCTCGTCGCGAAGACCCTGCAGTACTTCGTCCAGAGCGTCGGCAGCCCTGTCGAGACGGCGACCTGGCGCCGCGCGGACGGCCCGGCCGCCGAGGCCGAGCGCACCCTCGCCCGGCTGGGCCGGGCACGCTGGCTGTTCGCCGGCCCGGGCAGCCCGACGTACGCGCTGCGGCAGTGGCAGGGCACCGGGGTCGCCGCCGCCATGACGGACGTCGTGCGCCGCGGCGGCACCCTGGTCGTGGGGTCCGCGGCCGCCTGCACCGTCGGCTCGCACGCGGTCCCCGTCTACGAGATCTACAAGGCCGGGGCGGACCTGGGCTGGGCCGACGGTCTCGACGTCCTCGGCGCCGTCACCGGTGTCCGCGCCGCGGTCGTCCCGCACTTCGACAACGCCGAGGGCGGCGGCTACGACACGCGCTACTGCTACCTCGGCGCGGCAAGGCTCGCCGCGATGGAGCAGATGCTCCCCGACGACGTCGGCGTCCTGGGCGTCGACGAGCACACCGCGCTGCTCGTCGACACCGCGGCGGGCACGGCGACCGTCGCCGGCAACGGCGTGGTCACGCTGCGGCACCGCGACAGCGTCGTCGTGCTCGAGGCGGGTCGCACCGTCGAGCTGGGGGCCGTGGCGGACGCGGTCGCCGGCCGTGGGCACGCCGAGCCCGGGGCGGCCCCGCCGGTCCCGGTCCAGGGCGGACAGCCGGCAGGTGACGGCGCCACGGCGGCGGACGCATCGGGTCCGGTGCCGTCGCTGCGGGTCGCCGTCGACGCCGAGCGCGACCGGTTCGAGGCGGCGATGCTGGCCAAGGACGTCGAGACCGCGGTCGCGAGCGCGCTGGACACGGAGCAGGCGCTGCAGGACTGGTCGGGCGACACCCTGGAGTCCGACGACCGCGACCACGCCCGGCTCGTGCTGCGCGCGATGCTCGTCCGCCTCGGCGAGCTCGCCGTCACCGGCGCGGCCGACCCGCGCGAGGCGGTGGCCAAGTACGTCGAGCTGCTGCTCGCGCTGCGGGCGCGGGCCAGGGCGGCCAAGGACTTCGCCACGTCCGACGACGTCCGCGACGGTCTCGCCCGGCTCGGCGTCGAGGTCCGGGACGCCCCCGGCGGCGCCGAGTGGGTCCTCGGGGAGCGCCTCCCCGCCTGA
- a CDS encoding amidohydrolase yields MTVADDALALTDDLVRLRHRLHRQPEIGLDLPRTQATVLEALSGLDLEITTGKALSSVTAVLRGEGTVGRRGPGAKPGRRPVVLLRADMDALPVHEELDVPYRSEVDGVMHACGHDLHVTSLVGAAHLLAAQRDSLPGDVVLMFQPGEEGWDGAGLMISEGVLDAAGRRADAAYALHVMSGLAPQGQVLSRPGPLLAASDGLFVTLHGRGGHGSAPHNAADPVPAIGEIVMGAQAVAGRVVGPFQTGLVTFGKVKAGTRRNIIPATAYAEATIRTVDPAVREKLRDALVRYCEGVAAAHGLTAEVRFEPEYPVTVNDAGEFAFVRETLTELLGEGRFGEMPDPIAGAEDFSRVIAEVPGVMVFLGAALEGRDWQTAPDNHSALAGFDDAVLPSGAALLAALAERRLTQLAG; encoded by the coding sequence ATGACGGTCGCCGACGACGCCCTGGCCCTCACCGACGACCTGGTCCGGCTGCGCCACCGCCTCCACCGCCAGCCCGAGATCGGCCTGGACCTGCCCCGCACGCAGGCCACGGTCCTGGAGGCCCTGTCCGGCCTGGACCTGGAGATCACCACCGGTAAGGCGCTGTCGAGCGTCACCGCGGTGCTGCGGGGCGAGGGCACCGTGGGGCGCAGGGGGCCGGGTGCCAAGCCGGGCCGACGACCCGTCGTCCTGCTCCGCGCCGACATGGACGCCCTGCCGGTGCACGAGGAGCTCGACGTCCCCTACCGGAGCGAGGTCGACGGGGTCATGCACGCGTGCGGCCACGACCTGCACGTGACCTCGCTCGTCGGTGCGGCCCACCTGCTCGCCGCGCAGCGTGACAGCCTGCCCGGTGACGTCGTCCTCATGTTCCAGCCGGGCGAGGAGGGCTGGGACGGTGCCGGTCTGATGATCTCCGAGGGCGTGCTCGACGCCGCCGGCCGCCGCGCCGACGCCGCCTACGCGCTGCACGTGATGTCCGGGCTCGCGCCGCAGGGGCAGGTCTTGAGCCGGCCCGGGCCGCTGCTCGCGGCCAGCGACGGGCTCTTCGTCACCCTGCACGGGCGCGGCGGGCACGGCTCTGCCCCGCACAACGCCGCCGACCCGGTCCCCGCCATCGGCGAGATCGTCATGGGGGCGCAGGCTGTCGCAGGCCGCGTGGTGGGCCCGTTCCAGACCGGTCTGGTGACCTTCGGCAAGGTCAAGGCCGGTACCCGGCGCAACATCATCCCGGCCACGGCCTACGCCGAGGCGACCATCCGCACCGTCGACCCCGCCGTCCGCGAGAAGCTCCGCGACGCGCTGGTCCGCTACTGCGAGGGCGTGGCCGCCGCGCACGGGCTCACGGCCGAGGTCCGCTTCGAGCCGGAGTACCCCGTCACCGTCAACGACGCCGGTGAGTTCGCCTTCGTCCGCGAGACGCTGACGGAGCTGTTGGGCGAGGGCCGCTTCGGCGAGATGCCCGACCCGATCGCCGGTGCCGAAGACTTCAGCCGGGTGATCGCCGAGGTCCCGGGGGTCATGGTGTTCCTGGGCGCGGCGCTCGAGGGCCGCGACTGGCAGACGGCGCCGGACAACCACTCGGCGCTGGCCGGCTTCGACGACGCCGTCCTCCCGTCGGGCGCAGCCCTGCTGGCAGCCCTCGCCGAGCGGCGCCTCACCCAGCTCGCCGGCTGA
- a CDS encoding exodeoxyribonuclease III: protein MLVVASVNVNGIRAAHRRGMPAWLEQRQPDVLLLQEVRADADTVAETLGEGWHVDEAVCAQRGRSGVAVAARTPLRDVVTTLPGFETAGRWVEATVGEGADAVRVVSVYVHSGEAGTERQVDKVRFLAAVSVRLGALRAQEDAGGPPVVVCGDINIGHTERDIKNWKGNRTKAGFLPEERAVLDAWYASGWVDVARSLAGDVDGPYSWWSWRGQAFDTDAGWRIDVHVATESLADRARSAEVDRAATYDARFSDHAPVVVAYAGVGEEPAATPDA, encoded by the coding sequence GTGCTGGTCGTCGCGAGCGTCAACGTCAACGGCATCCGTGCCGCCCACCGCCGCGGGATGCCCGCGTGGCTCGAGCAGAGGCAGCCGGACGTGCTCCTGCTGCAGGAGGTGCGCGCCGACGCGGACACCGTCGCGGAGACGCTGGGGGAGGGCTGGCACGTCGACGAGGCGGTCTGCGCCCAGCGCGGCCGCTCGGGCGTCGCGGTCGCGGCGCGCACCCCGCTGCGCGACGTCGTGACGACGCTGCCGGGGTTCGAGACGGCCGGCCGCTGGGTCGAGGCGACCGTCGGCGAGGGTGCCGACGCGGTGCGCGTGGTGAGCGTCTACGTGCACTCCGGCGAGGCGGGGACCGAGCGGCAGGTGGACAAGGTCCGCTTCCTCGCGGCGGTCAGCGTGCGGCTGGGGGCGCTGCGGGCGCAGGAGGACGCGGGCGGCCCGCCCGTGGTCGTCTGCGGCGACATCAACATCGGGCATACCGAACGCGACATCAAGAACTGGAAGGGCAACCGGACCAAGGCCGGCTTCCTGCCCGAGGAGCGCGCGGTCCTCGATGCCTGGTACGCCTCCGGCTGGGTCGACGTGGCGCGCTCGCTGGCCGGCGACGTCGACGGCCCGTACTCGTGGTGGTCGTGGCGGGGCCAGGCGTTCGACACCGACGCGGGCTGGCGGATCGACGTCCACGTGGCCACGGAGTCGCTCGCCGACCGCGCCCGGTCCGCCGAGGTCGACCGCGCCGCGACCTACGACGCGCGGTTCAGCGACCACGCGCCCGTGGTGGTGGCCTACGCCGGGGTGGGCGAGGAGCCCGCGGCGACGCCGGACGCCTGA